The genomic stretch CGCTGGCAGGCGACGGTGGTCGACACGGGCGGCTTCGATCCGTCGTCCGAGGAGCCGCTGGTCGAGGGCGTGCGGCGGCAGGTGCTGGTGGCCGTCGACGAGGCGGACCTGGTGCTCCTCGTCGTGGACGCGCGGGAGGGGATCACGGCCCTCGATGAGGAGATCGCGCGCATTTTGCGGAAGGCCGGGCGGCCCGTCGTGCTGGTGGCCAGCAAGGTGGAGGACGCGGCCCAGGAGCCGGCGCTCGGCGACTTCTATCGGCTCGGCCTGGGCGAGCCGATTCCGGTGTCGGCCGAGCACGGGCGGGGCGTGGCCGAGATGCTGGAGGCGGTGCGGGCGCGCTGCCCCCAGCCGGCCGCTCCGCCCACGGACGCCGCCGCGCCCGTCCACATCGCGATCGTCGGCCGGCCGAACGTCGGCAAGTCGTCGCTGGTCAACGCGATGGTGGGCGCCGAGCGCGTGCTCGTGCACGAGGCGCCGGGGACCACGCGCGACGCCGTCGACACCGCGCTGGTCTACCGCGGCCGCCCCTACGTGCTCGTCGACACTGCCGGCATCCGGCGCAAGGGACGCGTCAGCGAGCCCCTGGAGAAGCTCGCCGTCGTGATGGCCCTCAAGAGCCTCGAGCGCTGCCAGGTGGCCGTCGTGGTCCTCGACGCCTCCGAAGGGCTCACCGCCCAGGACGCCCACATCGCCGGCTACGCGAACGAAGCCGGGCGGGCCACGGTGCTCGCGGTCAACAAGTGGGACCTGGTGCCGCCGGGCATGGTGCGCAAGGCCGAAGTCGTCGAGCAGATCCGCGAGCGCCTGCCCTTCCTCGATTACGCGCCCATCTGTTTCACGTCGGCCACGCGCACCGAGGGGCTGCCCGAGCTGTTCGACGCCGTCGACACGGTGGCGGCTGAGGGGCGGCGACGCGTGCCGGCCAGCGCCGCGGCCGAGGCGCTGCTCGGTGCGCTGGCGCGGCGGCCGATGACGGTGGGGGGCGTGCCGCTCACCATCCAGTCGGCGGCCCAGGTCGGGACCGCACCGCCGACGTTCGCCGTGCGCGTGAACAAGCCCGACGAGATCCACTTCTCCTACGAGCGCTACCTCGTCAACGCGCTCCGCCAGGCCTTCGGATTCTCGGGCTCGCCGATCCGTCTGTCCTTCCGGAGGGCGGCCGGTCCCCGGGCGCGCCGACGGCGGGGGCGGCGCTGACGGGCCGCCGAGCGGCCGCGTTCGGTCTCGTCGTCGTCACCGCGGCGCTGGCGCTGGCCGCGGTCGTGGGGCAGCGCTCGTTTTACGCCGGTCGGGCGCCCTCGCGAGGGGTGCCGGCGGACGCGGCCAGCCCCGTACCGGCCGCCGCCCCTGCGGTCGTCGCGCTGGGAACGGGGGCGGCCTCGACGCAGTCGGGACTCGCTGGCGCCGCGGCTCGGCTGCGCATCCCCATCGCCGATTCGATGCCGCCGCACCTGCCGGTGGAGGCGGTGCCGCGGGGCTGGGCGCTCAAGGAGTTCAGCGGCCGTGCCTCCGTCATGCTGATGCAGGCCGAGCCCGGCCTCGTGTTCAGATTGAGGAGTGAGCGGACTTCCTTCGCGCTCTACCACGACTCCGTCATCGACCTCGACGAGTTCCCCGTCCTGTCGTGGTGGTGGAAGGTCGTGCAGCTGCCGGCCCGGGGCGACGTCCGCCACCAGGCGACCGATGACCAAGCGGCGCAGGTCTACGTCGTCTTTCCCCGGTGGCCCTCGCCCCGGACGAAGAGCGACGTGATCGGGTACGTGTGGGACACGGCCGCGCCCGTGAACACGCGGCTCGTCAGCGCCAAGGCCTCCAACGTCCGGATCATCGTGGTCGAGTCGGGCCCGAGCAGGCTCGGGACATGGCGGCGGGGGCAGCGGAACGTCCGTGACGACTACATCGCCCTCTTCGGGCGGCGACCGCCCCGGGCCGGGAGCATCGCCCTGATGATCGACACGGACGACACCCAGGGGACCGCCGAGACCCTGATCGGCGACCTCGGATTCTCGCGCTCCTGAGGGGCCAGAAGCCCAACGCCTATGCTAAGATGACGCGCATGGCGGCAGGCGGCGAGCGCAACCGGGACATCTACGACGAGCCTCCACGGTCGATCTTCTCGTCGCTCTGGTTCCGTGCCCTCCTGGTGATCGTCGTGCTCGGCGTCATCGCGGTGGTGGCGGTCCCGTACCTCCTCGACATGGTGAACCCGCCGGTGGCGAAGCAGATTGCGGTCCAGCCCGCGGCTCCGCCCACGCCGCCCAGGCCGTCGGCGTCGTCGCCCGCCCCGGCGCAACCGCCGGCGACGCCCGAGGCGCCTCCGGCGACCTCGGCTCCGACGCCGCTCCCGGACAAGTCCGTGGAGGCGGCGAAGCCCGCGCCTCCGGCCCGGGCCGAGCCGGCCCCGGCCCAGGTCGCGGCCGCGAAGCCGGCGGTGACGGCGCCCGCGAAGGCCAAGAGGCCGGCGGCCACGGGGCCGTTCTGGGTGCAGGTGGGTGCGTTCAAAGATCAGGCCGCGGCCAAGCGCCTGGCCGATCGTCTCCGCGAACAGGACTTCAAGGTGGTGGAGTCGGTGAAGGCCGGGAGCGGGACGGCGCCAGCATCCGCCCCATCGAACATGCCCGCCGACCGCTACAACGTCTTCGTCTCCGGCATGGCGCCGGCCGAGCTGACCACCAAGCTCACCGCCAAAGGTCTGGCGGCGGATCCGGTCGCGGGCGGCGTCGTGATCAAGCCGAGCCTGCCGCTGCGTGACGCGGTGACGCTCTCCCGCGAGCTGGCAGGGGAGGGCCTGAGGGTGCAGGTGCGCCGAGCCGCGGCCGCGGCGACGACCCCGGCGAAGGTTACGGCTGGCGACGCGTTCTATCGCGTCCGGGTCGGGAGCTTTCCCGACCGCGGCGCCGCGCAGACGGCGCTGAAGGAGCTGGAGGCGAAGGGCTACAAGGCGTACATCGCCCGAGGCGGCGAATGACGGACCTCTGCCTCGTCCTCTCCACGGCGGCGTCGGCCGAGGAAGGCCTGGGGATCGGCCGCCGTCTGGTCGAGGAGCGGCTCGCGGCCTGCGTCAGCGTCGTCCCGTCGGCGCGCTCGGTGTACCTCTGGGAGGGCGAGCTGCAGGAGGCGGACGAGGCGCTGCTGATGATCAAGACGCGGCGCGACCGCTATCCCGACCTGGCCAGACGAATCCAGGAGCTCCACTCCTACTCCGTGCCCGAGATCGTTGCTGTCCCGATCGATTCGGGCGCCCAGGCCTATGTGGACTGGGTACGCCAGACCGTGGCTCCGGGGGGAGGTGAACCGTCGCTGTGACCAAGAACGATCTCGTCAACGCCGTGGCGGCCCACGGGCTCTCGAAACGGCAGTCGGCCTCGGTGGTCGAGTCCGTCTTCGACATCATCTTCCGCTGCTTCGAGAAGGGCGAGGACGTGAAGATCGTCGGGTTCGGTCACTTCCGGATCCGGCACAAGGCATCGCGGCGCGGGCGCAACCCGCAGACGGGGAGCAGCATCGAGATCACCGCCCGCAAGGTGCTGACGTTCAAGCCGAGCAAGGGACTGAAGCAACGAATCAACAGTCATTCGTGACGGCGGAGCCGGCGGAAAAGCTCTACTACCGGATCGGCGAGGTGGAGGCGATGACCGGTGTGCCCGCCTACGTGCTCCGGTACTGGGAATCCGAGTTCAAGCTGCTCCGCCCCAAGAAGAACCCGGCCGGCCAGCGCATCTATCGCCGGCGCGACGTCGACATGATCATGCGCATCAAGACGCTCCTCTACGACGACCGGCTGACCCTGGAAGGCGCCAAGAAGCGGCTGCTGGCCGAGTCGCGCAAGGCCGAGCAGCTCCAGCTCGGACTGCGCGAGGTCAGCTACGCCAACGCCCTGCGCCGGATCCGTGACCGCCTGACCGGGCTGCGCGCGCGGCTCGGTTCTTGAGACATCGCGGGCTTTCTGGGACAATCTAGCCTCGGTGGTCGGGGCGTGGCGCAGCCCGGTAGCGCACAGGACTGGGGGTCCTGGGGTCGCTGGTTCAAATCCAGTCGCCCCGACCATTTTTCTCCCTGAATGTCCGTCCTGCTCCTCACCAACGACGACGGAGTCCACGCAGCCGGCCTGGCCGCGCTGGCCAGGGCGCTCGAGGATCTGGGTGAGGTCTACGTCATCGCGCCCGAGCGCGAGCAGAGCGCCTGCGGCCACGCGCTGACGCTGCACCGCCCGCTCCGGGTCGACCGCATCCGCGAGCGGTGGTTCACCGTCAACGGCACTCCGTCCGACTGCGTCAACCTCGGCGTGCTCGGTTTCCTGCCCGAGGCGCCCGTCCTCGTCGTGTCGGGCATCAATCACGGATCGAACCTCGCCGATGACGTCACCTACTCGGGGACGGTGTCGGGGGCGATGGAGGGCACCCTGCTCGGCGTGCCCTCGGTGGCCGTCTCGCTCGCCGACGGCGACGACTTTGGGGAGGCCGCCCGGGTGGCGCGGCTCATCGCCGCCCGCGTCCTCGTCGAAGGGCTGCCCGCCAAGACGCTGCTCAACGTCAACGTCCCCCCCGGCGCCCCGCGTGGCATCCGGATCACCCGCCAGGGCCACCGGGTCTACACGGAGAAGATCGTGGAGCAGCGGGACCCGCGGGGGCGCGCCTACTACTGGATCGGGGGTGGGGAGCCGCGCTGGGAGGCGCTGGAGGGCACCGACCTGGCGGCGGTCCACGAGGGCTTCGTGGCCGTGACGCCAGTCCACCTGGATCTCACGCACCACCGGGCGCTCGGCCAGATGGCCGACTGGTCGAGAGCGCTCACGGCGCAGCTCAAGCGGGCGCGCGGCCGGGCCGACTGAAATCGTGGAGCGCGGCGGCTTCGAGCGCGAGCGTGAGCGGATGGTCGAGGAGCAGCTGGTCCGCCGTGGGATCACCGACGCGCGTGTGCTGGACGCGATGCGCCGGGTGCCACGCCATCTCTTCGTCGAGGAGGCCCTGCGGGACCGCGCCTACGGCGACCATCCGCTGCCCATCGGCGAGCAGCAGACCATCTCCCAGCCCTACATCGTGGCCCTGATGACGTCCCTCCTGGCCCTCGACGGTCAGGAAAAGGTGCTGGAGGTCGGCACGGGCTCCGGCTACCAGACCGCCATCCTGGCCCTGCTGGCGCGGCGCATCTGCTCGATCGAGCGGCTGCCCAGCCTCGCCCTGCGGGCGCGCGCCCTCTTGGAGTCGCTCGGCTACAACAACGTCTGGATCCGCGTCGGCAACGGCACGCTGGGCTGGCCGGACGAGGCGCCGTTCGACCGGATTCTCGTGGCCGCCGGCGCCCCCAGCGTGCCGCCGCCCCTGTTCGAGCAGCTGGCCAAGGGCGGGCGCATGGTCCTTCCCGTCGGGGACACCAGCAATCAGATGCTGACTCTGGTGGAGAACGTCGGGGGCGAGATGCGGATCACCCCGTGCGGCGATTGTATGTTCGTGAAGCTGGTGGGCAAGTATGCTTGGGAGACGTGACCCTGTACAATAGGCGCGTCGGCGCGGGGCGTAGCGCAGCCTGGTAGCGCGCACGGTTCGGGACCGTGAAGTCGGAGGTTCAAATCCTCTCGCCCCGACCACGTTCTTGATCGCCGGCCGGCCGGCACCAAGCGGCCGGTCGGCGATCGCCGCCGTCTCTGTCGATCCTCCATGAACGCGCAACGCGTTGCCGCCGAGATTATCGTCGAGGGCCGTGTGCAGGGCGTCGGGTACCGCAGCCACGCCCAGCGCCGAGCCTCGCTCCTGGGCCTGGCCGGCTACGTGATGAACCTCAGGGACGGGCGCGTGCGCGTGCACGCCGAAGGTCCCCGCCCGCTGATCGAGGAGCTGGCCCGCCATCTCGAGAAGGGACCGCCGCTGTCGGGGGTCGAGCGCGTCACCGTGCGGTGGCTGCCGCCCACGGGCCGGTTCAGCGCCTTCGACATCCGCTTCGCCGAGTTCGAGCCGTGACGCCGCCCGCCGCCCGGCACCGGCGCGCGCTCGGGGGCGCCGTGGTCGGTCTCACCGCCGTGCTTCTGGCCCACGCCGCGACCCAGGCGCCCAGCCAGCCCGGCCCGCCCGCACGCGTTCACGCGGTGAAGCCGGGCGATACCCTGAGCGCGATCGCCCAGACATACGGCGTGAGCGTCGCCGCCATCGTGGCGGCAAATCGCCTGCCCGGGGATGAGGTCACGCTGAGGATCGGCCAGCGGCTGACGATTCCGCCCTCCGTGCCGGCCGTGGCCGGCGCCAAGCTGCCGGCGCGGCGCAGCCCGCCGCGCCCGCCCGTGACCCTGGTGCTGGCCGTGCCCGACTTCGGCGACCTCCAGCCGCTCTTCGCATGGCCCGTGGACGGAGCCGTCAGCTCGACGTTCGGGCGCCGGCGAAGCGGATGGCACCGCGGCGTCGACATCAAGGCGGACCACGGCGCGCCGGTACTGGCGGCGGCGCCGGGCCTCGTGATCGCCAGCGGCCTCGAGCGGCGCTACGGCCGGGTCGTCAAGATCGAGCACGCCCACGGCTTCGTGACCGTCTACGCCCACAACGACCACAACCTGGTCGAGGTGGGCGAGCACGTCTCCATCGGACAGACGATCGCCGTCATCGGCCGCAG from Candidatus Methylomirabilota bacterium encodes the following:
- the der gene encoding ribosome biogenesis GTPase Der — translated: MLRPIIAIVGRPNVGKSSLFNRLVGRRRALVRDVPGVTRDRLYGHVAFERWQATVVDTGGFDPSSEEPLVEGVRRQVLVAVDEADLVLLVVDAREGITALDEEIARILRKAGRPVVLVASKVEDAAQEPALGDFYRLGLGEPIPVSAEHGRGVAEMLEAVRARCPQPAAPPTDAAAPVHIAIVGRPNVGKSSLVNAMVGAERVLVHEAPGTTRDAVDTALVYRGRPYVLVDTAGIRRKGRVSEPLEKLAVVMALKSLERCQVAVVVLDASEGLTAQDAHIAGYANEAGRATVLAVNKWDLVPPGMVRKAEVVEQIRERLPFLDYAPICFTSATRTEGLPELFDAVDTVAAEGRRRVPASAAAEALLGALARRPMTVGGVPLTIQSAAQVGTAPPTFAVRVNKPDEIHFSYERYLVNALRQAFGFSGSPIRLSFRRAAGPRARRRRGRR
- a CDS encoding DUF3047 domain-containing protein; amino-acid sequence: MPADAASPVPAAAPAVVALGTGAASTQSGLAGAAARLRIPIADSMPPHLPVEAVPRGWALKEFSGRASVMLMQAEPGLVFRLRSERTSFALYHDSVIDLDEFPVLSWWWKVVQLPARGDVRHQATDDQAAQVYVVFPRWPSPRTKSDVIGYVWDTAAPVNTRLVSAKASNVRIIVVESGPSRLGTWRRGQRNVRDDYIALFGRRPPRAGSIALMIDTDDTQGTAETLIGDLGFSRS
- a CDS encoding SPOR domain-containing protein — encoded protein: MAAGGERNRDIYDEPPRSIFSSLWFRALLVIVVLGVIAVVAVPYLLDMVNPPVAKQIAVQPAAPPTPPRPSASSPAPAQPPATPEAPPATSAPTPLPDKSVEAAKPAPPARAEPAPAQVAAAKPAVTAPAKAKRPAATGPFWVQVGAFKDQAAAKRLADRLREQDFKVVESVKAGSGTAPASAPSNMPADRYNVFVSGMAPAELTTKLTAKGLAADPVAGGVVIKPSLPLRDAVTLSRELAGEGLRVQVRRAAAAATTPAKVTAGDAFYRVRVGSFPDRGAAQTALKELEAKGYKAYIARGGE
- the cutA gene encoding divalent-cation tolerance protein CutA — translated: MTDLCLVLSTAASAEEGLGIGRRLVEERLAACVSVVPSARSVYLWEGELQEADEALLMIKTRRDRYPDLARRIQELHSYSVPEIVAVPIDSGAQAYVDWVRQTVAPGGGEPSL
- a CDS encoding integration host factor subunit alpha, which translates into the protein MTKNDLVNAVAAHGLSKRQSASVVESVFDIIFRCFEKGEDVKIVGFGHFRIRHKASRRGRNPQTGSSIEITARKVLTFKPSKGLKQRINSHS
- a CDS encoding MerR family transcriptional regulator, with the protein product MTAEPAEKLYYRIGEVEAMTGVPAYVLRYWESEFKLLRPKKNPAGQRIYRRRDVDMIMRIKTLLYDDRLTLEGAKKRLLAESRKAEQLQLGLREVSYANALRRIRDRLTGLRARLGS
- the surE gene encoding 5'/3'-nucleotidase SurE, which translates into the protein MSVLLLTNDDGVHAAGLAALARALEDLGEVYVIAPEREQSACGHALTLHRPLRVDRIRERWFTVNGTPSDCVNLGVLGFLPEAPVLVVSGINHGSNLADDVTYSGTVSGAMEGTLLGVPSVAVSLADGDDFGEAARVARLIAARVLVEGLPAKTLLNVNVPPGAPRGIRITRQGHRVYTEKIVEQRDPRGRAYYWIGGGEPRWEALEGTDLAAVHEGFVAVTPVHLDLTHHRALGQMADWSRALTAQLKRARGRAD
- a CDS encoding protein-L-isoaspartate(D-aspartate) O-methyltransferase, yielding MVERGGFERERERMVEEQLVRRGITDARVLDAMRRVPRHLFVEEALRDRAYGDHPLPIGEQQTISQPYIVALMTSLLALDGQEKVLEVGTGSGYQTAILALLARRICSIERLPSLALRARALLESLGYNNVWIRVGNGTLGWPDEAPFDRILVAAGAPSVPPPLFEQLAKGGRMVLPVGDTSNQMLTLVENVGGEMRITPCGDCMFVKLVGKYAWET
- a CDS encoding acylphosphatase; the protein is MNAQRVAAEIIVEGRVQGVGYRSHAQRRASLLGLAGYVMNLRDGRVRVHAEGPRPLIEELARHLEKGPPLSGVERVTVRWLPPTGRFSAFDIRFAEFEP
- a CDS encoding LysM peptidoglycan-binding domain-containing M23 family metallopeptidase; protein product: MTPPAARHRRALGGAVVGLTAVLLAHAATQAPSQPGPPARVHAVKPGDTLSAIAQTYGVSVAAIVAANRLPGDEVTLRIGQRLTIPPSVPAVAGAKLPARRSPPRPPVTLVLAVPDFGDLQPLFAWPVDGAVSSTFGRRRSGWHRGVDIKADHGAPVLAAAPGLVIASGLERRYGRVVKIEHAHGFVTVYAHNDHNLVEVGEHVSIGQTIAVIGRSGRATAHHLHFEIRHGGLAYNPLYLLPLPPRVVLIDESEMVEHEEPDE